The following are from one region of the Cytobacillus firmus genome:
- a CDS encoding dihydrolipoamide acetyltransferase family protein: MAFQFRLPDIGEGIHEGEIVKWFVKPGDEVQEDDVLCEVQNDKAVVEIPSPVKGKVEEILVEEGTVATVGQVLITFDAPGYEDLKFKGDHEDEAPKEEKTEAQVQATAEAGQDVKKEEAPAQEAPKEGVVISDTDVDPNRRIIAMPSVRKYARDKGVNIRQVAGSGKNGRIQKDDIDAFLNGGAEANEAPAQEAAPQAEAKETAPAAAQAIPAGQYPETREKMSGIRKAIAKAMVNSKHTAPHVTLMDEIDVTKLVAHRKKFKEVAANKGIKLTFLPYVVKALTSALREFPALNTSIDDAAGEIIQKHYYNIGIAADTEKGLLVPVVKDADRKSTFAISNEINELAGKARDGKLAPDEMKGASCTITNIGSAGGQWFTPVINHPEVAILGIGRIAEKPVVKDGEIVAAPVLALSLSFDHRIIDGATAQNALNHIKRLLNDPELLLMEA; the protein is encoded by the coding sequence ATCGTCAAGTGGTTTGTAAAGCCGGGTGACGAAGTACAAGAAGATGACGTGCTTTGTGAGGTTCAAAATGATAAAGCGGTTGTAGAAATTCCTTCGCCAGTTAAAGGTAAAGTTGAAGAAATCCTTGTTGAAGAAGGTACAGTGGCAACTGTAGGTCAAGTTTTGATCACTTTTGATGCTCCAGGATATGAAGATCTTAAATTCAAGGGAGACCATGAGGATGAGGCTCCTAAAGAAGAAAAAACAGAAGCACAGGTACAGGCTACTGCTGAAGCTGGTCAGGATGTAAAGAAAGAGGAAGCTCCTGCACAGGAGGCTCCAAAAGAAGGCGTCGTTATTTCTGACACGGATGTGGATCCTAACCGCCGCATTATTGCTATGCCTTCAGTCAGAAAATACGCTCGTGATAAAGGCGTAAATATTCGCCAGGTAGCTGGAAGCGGCAAAAATGGTCGTATCCAGAAAGATGACATAGATGCATTCTTAAATGGCGGTGCGGAAGCTAATGAAGCGCCTGCACAGGAAGCTGCTCCACAAGCTGAAGCAAAAGAAACTGCACCGGCAGCTGCACAAGCAATTCCTGCTGGACAATATCCTGAAACTCGCGAGAAAATGAGCGGAATCCGTAAGGCTATTGCAAAAGCTATGGTAAACTCTAAGCATACAGCTCCACACGTTACATTAATGGATGAAATTGATGTTACGAAACTTGTTGCACACCGCAAGAAGTTTAAAGAAGTTGCAGCGAATAAAGGAATTAAGCTTACATTCCTTCCTTATGTGGTAAAAGCATTAACAAGTGCATTGCGTGAATTCCCGGCGCTAAATACTTCAATTGATGATGCAGCAGGTGAAATCATCCAGAAGCACTACTATAACATTGGTATTGCGGCAGACACTGAAAAAGGTCTTCTTGTACCAGTTGTTAAGGATGCAGACCGCAAATCTACATTTGCCATTTCAAATGAAATCAATGAATTGGCTGGTAAAGCACGTGACGGCAAACTTGCTCCAGACGAAATGAAGGGTGCTTCTTGCACAATCACAAATATCGGTTCTGCAGGCGGACAATGGTTCACTCCTGTCATCAATCACCCTGAAGTTGCCATTCTTGGAATTGGCCGCATTGCTGAAAAGCCGGTGGTGAAAGATGGAGAAATTGTTGCTGCTCCAGTATTAGCATTATCACTAAGTTTTGACCACAGAATTATTGATGGAGCAACTGCACAAAATGCATTGAATCACATCAAGCGTTTACTGAACGATCCAGAACTATTGTTAATGGAGGCGTAA